Below is a genomic region from Amycolatopsis sp. 195334CR.
CGGTGCACTGTGGACATGCAGATCCGCGCCACGGCCGACCAGGACCTCGGCGTTTTCGTCGACACCGTGCACACCGCGTTCGGGCGCTTCCCGGAAACGCCGGTGGACGGCGGTGGGCTCTGGTGGTCGGCGCTGGAGATGGACCGCTGCCTGCTCGCCACGGTGGACGGGCAGCCGGTCGGCACCGCCGGCGCGTACTCCTTCGAACTCACCCTGCCCGGCGAGGTCGTCGCCCCCGCCGCCGGGGTGAGTGCCGTCGGTGTCCTGCCGTCGCACCGGCGCCGGGGCGTGCTCAGCGCGATGATGCGGCACCAGCTCGCCGACCTGCGCGCCCGCGGCGAGTTCCTCTCCGTGCTGCTGGCCTCCGACGCGCTGATCTACGGAAGGTTCGGCTACGGACCGGCGACCTACACGCAGCGCCTGACCGTGCCACGCCGAAGGGCCGAACTCGCCCCGGCACGCGGAGCGGGAAGCGACCCGGGCACGGTCGAAGTGCTGCGCCGGGCCGAGTGCGCCGAGATCCTCGAAGAGGTCTACGACCGGTACCGCCGCAAGCAACCCGGGGCGTTGTCCCGGCCACCCCGCTGGTGGGCGTTGCGCGCGGGACAGCCGCCGGTCACCGCGGCGCCGCGCTATGTCGCGGTCCACCGAGACGCCGATGGTGTGCCGGACGGGTATGCCAGCTACGCGGTCGGTGAACCCGACACGCTGACCGTCGACGAGACCATCGCCACCGACGACGCCGTTTTCACCGCCCTGACTCGGTTCCTGCTGGGCCATGACCTCGTCTCGCAGGTGGTGTTCAAGCAGGTCGCGCCGGACAACCCGCTGCGCTGGCAGCTGGCGGACTTCCGTGCCGGGCAGGTGGTCGAGGACACCGACTGGCTGTGGGTGCGGCTGCTGGACGTGCCGCGGGCGCTGACCGCGCGCGGCTGGTTCGCCGACGGCGAGCTCGTCCTCGACGTCGACGACCCGTTCCTCGGCGAGCGCGAGCGCCACCTGCTCACCGTCCGGGACGGCAAAGCCGCCTGCGCCCCGGCGGACCGGGCCCCCGACCTGACCCTCGACGTGCGTGACCTGGGCTCGGTCTACCTCGGCGGCACCGCACCGAGCACGCTCGTGCGCGCCGGGCACATCCGCGCGCACCACCCGGACGCCGCCACCCTGGCCGACGCCCTGTTCCGCGGCGAGCGCCCACCGCACTGCGTGCACTGGTTCTGAACCGGACGCGGGAGGATTCCGTGATCCAGTAGCGGACCCTCGTACGGAAGGCGACCGGCTTGCTCGACTGGCTTCGGCGGCACCG
It encodes:
- a CDS encoding GNAT family N-acetyltransferase, yielding MQIRATADQDLGVFVDTVHTAFGRFPETPVDGGGLWWSALEMDRCLLATVDGQPVGTAGAYSFELTLPGEVVAPAAGVSAVGVLPSHRRRGVLSAMMRHQLADLRARGEFLSVLLASDALIYGRFGYGPATYTQRLTVPRRRAELAPARGAGSDPGTVEVLRRAECAEILEEVYDRYRRKQPGALSRPPRWWALRAGQPPVTAAPRYVAVHRDADGVPDGYASYAVGEPDTLTVDETIATDDAVFTALTRFLLGHDLVSQVVFKQVAPDNPLRWQLADFRAGQVVEDTDWLWVRLLDVPRALTARGWFADGELVLDVDDPFLGERERHLLTVRDGKAACAPADRAPDLTLDVRDLGSVYLGGTAPSTLVRAGHIRAHHPDAATLADALFRGERPPHCVHWF